Part of the Caballeronia sp. SL2Y3 genome is shown below.
GCAGCACGACCAGCTTCACGGCCTGCTGGATGCCGAAGTTCAGCGTCCCGACGGCAAGGTGGTCGGCCGCGCGGTCGATCTGTACGTCGATCCGTCGGCGAAACCCAAGTTGCTGATGGTCAACCTGTCGGGCTTCATGGGCATCGGCGATCGCAAAGTCAATTTCCCGTGGACGGCGTTTCGCTTCACGCCGAATTCCAAGACCCCGCCGATCACCTTCCTGCCACCGCCGCCGCCCGCGAAGGGCAAGCCGGCGGCGGACCCGGTGCCGAGGCCGCAGCCCGTCAGCGAGGCGCCGCCGAACTTCATGCAGCTCGTCGATTCGACGGTGACGCAGAAAAACGGCGCGCGCATCGGCCGCGTGGTCGACGTGCTCGTCGATTCGCAGGCGCAACCGCAGGCGCTCGTCGTCGATCTGTCAAGCTCGCTCGCCGCGGACAAGCGCCACGTCGCGGTGAACTGGAGCGATCTGCAGGTGGTATCGCGCAACAAGCAGCTTGCGCTGCAGATGGATTTCAACGACGCGCAACTGAAAGCCGCGCCCACCTATGCGCCCGAGCAGCCGATCAAGATCGTGTCGCCGGTCGTTCCCGCGCCGGCTTCGTCGGCGGCGGCGAGCGGCGCGGCGAGCGCAGCGGGCTCGGCCAACTCCGGCGGCACGACCGCCTCGGGCGCGGTCGCGGCGCAAACGCCGTCGTCCGGCGCGCGCCCGGCCCGATAACGGAACACCACATGGATAAGCGATTCACGACATGGTAATTGCACGCAGTCTGCGCGCGCTCGACTGGCTGAACTTCTTCGTCGCCAACGTGCAGACCGGCTTCGGCCCGTTCATCGCTTCGTACCTTGCGGCCAACAAGTGGACGCAGGGCGAGATCGGCCTGATGCTGTCCGTCGGCACGATCAGCGCGATGGCGAGCCAGCTTCCCGCGGGCGCGCTCGTCGACGCCATGCGCAACAAGAAGTTCGCTGCCCTTTCGGCGATCGTCGCGATCATCGCGAGCGCGCTCTTGCTCGCCGCGAGTCCGACCTTCGTCCCCGTGTTCGCGGCGGAAGTGCTGCACGGCTTCGCGAGCTGCATGCTGGTCCCGGCGATGGCCGCGATCTCGCTCGCCCTCGTCTCGCGCGCCGATCTCGGCGACCGGCTCGGGCGCAATGCGCGCTGGGCGTCCATAGGCAGCGCGCTCACGGCGGCGCTGATGGGCGCGTTCGGCGAGTATCTGTCGCTGCGCTCGGTGTTCTTCCTGACGGCGGCGCTCGCGCTGCCCGCCATTGTCGCGCTGCGGATGATTCACTACGAGCCGCTGCCCGCCGTGCCGCGCACGCCCGGCAAGCCGAAGCTCACGCCGGAGGGCGAGGAGCGCGAATCGCTGCGCGAACTGCTGAAAGACAAGCGCCTGCTCATTTTTGCTGCGTGCGTCGTGCTGTTCCACCTCTCGAACGCGGCGATGTTGAATCTCGCCGCCGGCGAAGTCACGGCGCACATGGGCGACAACGTTCAACTCGTGATCGCGGCGTGCATCATCGTGCCGCAGTTCATCGTGGCGGCCCTTTCGCCCTGGGTCGGACGGCAGGCGCAAAAGTGGGGACGGCGTCCGGTGTTGATTCTCGGCTTCTGTGCGTTGCCGGTGCGCGCGCTGCTGTTCGCGGGCGTCAGCAGTCCGTATCTGCTCGTACCGGTGCAGATGCTCGACGGCATCAGCGCAGCAGTGTTCGGCGTGATGCTGCCGCTGATCGCCGCCGATGTCGCCGGCGGACGCGGCCACTA
Proteins encoded:
- a CDS encoding MFS transporter, whose amino-acid sequence is MVIARSLRALDWLNFFVANVQTGFGPFIASYLAANKWTQGEIGLMLSVGTISAMASQLPAGALVDAMRNKKFAALSAIVAIIASALLLAASPTFVPVFAAEVLHGFASCMLVPAMAAISLALVSRADLGDRLGRNARWASIGSALTAALMGAFGEYLSLRSVFFLTAALALPAIVALRMIHYEPLPAVPRTPGKPKLTPEGEERESLRELLKDKRLLIFAACVVLFHLSNAAMLNLAAGEVTAHMGDNVQLVIAACIIVPQFIVAALSPWVGRQAQKWGRRPVLILGFCALPVRALLFAGVSSPYLLVPVQMLDGISAAVFGVMLPLIAADVAGGRGHYNLTIGFFGLAAGVGATLSTAAAGFAADRFGTAMSFFGLAAAGAIAVALVWLAMPETRGTAVAPKNVQKPPVEA